A portion of the Toxotes jaculatrix isolate fToxJac2 chromosome 16, fToxJac2.pri, whole genome shotgun sequence genome contains these proteins:
- the ier5l gene encoding immediate early response gene 5-like protein yields the protein MISTMECAVDAQSLISISLMKIHNSRTQRGGIKLHKNLLVSYVLRNARQVYIKEKYAEIYRMQQYEEVMTVCNEIQELNPLDLDAEDADDEEQARASCCVEETSLCDSACHRGAAQPAAHVRAASTLLGCSPFEDGSKEPEPSDYRSCCMEASPVSHFDQFSADNNNRHCNKTTVLDLDTHVVTTVENGYLHQDCCCDALQCGQGAQSPAKKRKVEFGCCISELEEVSDFTASRKRAKREDCSFSSPDYTDTSNISNLISIFGSGFSGLLSRQADLEQICSKQALASLGAWTRAIVAF from the coding sequence ATGATCAGCACCATGGAATGCGCAGTGGACGCGCAAAGCCTGATCTCCATTTCCTTAATGAAGATCCACAACTCCAGGACGCAGAGAGGGGGGATCAAGCTGCACAAAAACCTGCTGGTCTCCTATGTGCTGAGGAACGCCAGGCAGGTCTACATCAAGGAGAAATACGCGGAGATCTACAGGATGCAGCAGTACGAGGAGGTGATGACGGTCTGCAACGAGATCCAGGAGCTCAACCCGCTGGATCTGGACGCAGAGGACGCCGACGATGAGGAGCAGGCGCGGGCTTCTTGCTGCGTCGAAGAGACGAGTCTGTGCGACTCTGCGTGCCACAGAGGCGCGGCGCAGCCAGCGGCGCACGTCCGGGCGGCGAGCACTCTCCTCGGCTGCTCTCCCTTCGAGGACGGCAGCAAAGAGCCGGAGCCGTCAGACTACCGAAGCTGCTGCATGGAGGCGTCCCCCGTGTCACACTTTGACCAGTTTTCtgcagacaacaacaacaggcacTGCAACAAAACCACAGTCCTGGACTTGGACACGCATGTGGTGACCACGGTGGAGAACGGTTACCTCCACCAGGACTGCTGCTGTGACGCGCTCCAGTGCGGCCAGGGCGCGCAGTCCCCGGCCAAGAAACGGAAGGTTGAGTTCGGCTGTTGCATTTCGGAGCTGGAGGAAGTATCTGATTTTACAGCCTCTCGCAAGAGAGCGAAACGCGAGGACTGTTCCTTCTCCAGCCCGGACTACACGGACACTTCCAATATCTCCAACCTGATCTCCATCTTCGGTTCGGGGTTTTCAGGGCTGCTGAGCAGACAGGCGGACTTGGAACAGATCTGTAGCAAACAGGCCCTGGCCAGTCTTGGAGCATGGACCCGGGCGATTGTGGCATTTTGA